From a region of the Pelorhabdus rhamnosifermentans genome:
- a CDS encoding cobalamin B12-binding domain-containing protein: MVKIDLAKVMAELDEDLVVQGVTEQLAVGIPAIEVLGQLQQGMEQVGKLYEAGDYYLSELIMSADVFSTAAEQLGAALTTDVESKILGTMVLGTVKDDIHDIGKNIVSTILNCNGFKVIDLGVDVPIANFVEAVKTHKAQVVGMCCLLTTAFDTMRDTVSAVQKAYPAAKVLVGGGPVDESVCKYVHADGYCKNAYDAVGMMKKYLGVK; the protein is encoded by the coding sequence ATGGTAAAGATTGATCTAGCTAAGGTTATGGCGGAATTGGATGAGGATCTTGTAGTACAGGGAGTTACAGAGCAGCTGGCTGTCGGCATTCCGGCTATTGAAGTTCTGGGGCAACTCCAACAAGGTATGGAACAGGTCGGAAAGTTATATGAGGCAGGCGATTATTATTTATCTGAACTTATTATGTCAGCCGATGTATTTTCTACTGCAGCAGAACAGCTGGGAGCTGCTTTAACGACGGACGTGGAGTCGAAAATCCTCGGTACCATGGTACTTGGCACCGTTAAGGATGACATCCATGATATCGGTAAAAATATAGTTTCCACTATTTTGAACTGTAACGGGTTCAAGGTTATAGATTTGGGAGTGGATGTACCTATCGCTAACTTCGTAGAAGCAGTCAAAACCCATAAAGCGCAAGTAGTGGGCATGTGTTGTCTGCTGACTACGGCTTTCGATACCATGCGGGATACAGTTAGCGCAGTCCAAAAAGCCTATCCGGCAGCCAAAGTTTTGGTTGGCGGTGGTCCGGTGGATGAAAGTGTGTGCAAATATGTCCATGCCGATGGTTATTGCAAAAACGCTTACGATGCTGTGGGGATGATGAAGAAATATTTGGGGGTGAAATAA
- a CDS encoding uroporphyrinogen decarboxylase family protein, translated as MAIDTMTAEERIIASINLQQVDRVVCAPIIEQYAGQFAGLTNKEFMWDWDKAQEAINKVWEAYPVWDSNAYMMHGRYAPVGQKCGPGRMRMPGKELDDNAQYQIVEFETMTRDDYAIVREKGFTEYRLTFLERAHQVNREEVTAAQKEMAKLRQDEIDRTLARGQSLTWGAIMGTVPFDNFSIIRSIDKFYKDMYQMGDQLLELLEIVNNATIAGSEMAAKATGCNRIFVGAVRGSGQFINKKNFERFVWPYMKVMVEKMVEKNLVPILHCDSDWTKNLEYFLDLPKGKFVLELDSATDIFRAHEILKGHCAIKGDVSPALLTVALPSELDEYAKKLLTTFKNGEGLIYSSGCNMPMNSKHENVKAFFDAVEKYGRYN; from the coding sequence ATGGCAATAGACACAATGACTGCGGAAGAACGGATTATCGCTTCTATTAATCTCCAACAGGTAGATCGGGTCGTCTGTGCGCCAATAATTGAGCAGTATGCCGGGCAGTTTGCCGGACTTACCAACAAGGAATTCATGTGGGATTGGGATAAAGCGCAGGAGGCTATCAATAAAGTGTGGGAAGCTTATCCCGTCTGGGACAGTAACGCCTATATGATGCACGGTCGTTATGCTCCTGTTGGCCAAAAATGCGGCCCGGGGCGGATGCGCATGCCTGGCAAGGAACTGGATGATAACGCCCAGTACCAAATTGTAGAATTTGAAACTATGACCCGGGATGATTACGCTATTGTCCGTGAGAAAGGGTTTACGGAATATCGGCTGACCTTCCTGGAACGCGCCCATCAAGTGAATCGGGAAGAAGTGACTGCGGCCCAAAAAGAAATGGCCAAACTCCGACAGGACGAGATTGATCGTACGCTTGCTCGTGGACAGAGCTTGACTTGGGGTGCAATTATGGGCACCGTTCCGTTCGATAACTTTTCTATAATACGTTCGATCGACAAATTTTATAAGGACATGTATCAGATGGGTGACCAACTGCTTGAATTGCTCGAAATTGTAAATAACGCAACTATCGCTGGTTCGGAAATGGCCGCGAAAGCCACCGGCTGTAATCGGATATTTGTTGGTGCCGTCAGAGGTTCGGGCCAGTTTATCAATAAGAAGAATTTTGAACGGTTTGTCTGGCCGTATATGAAAGTTATGGTTGAGAAGATGGTGGAAAAGAATCTTGTTCCGATTCTCCACTGCGATTCGGACTGGACGAAAAATTTGGAGTATTTTCTTGATTTGCCCAAAGGCAAGTTTGTACTGGAACTTGACAGTGCGACTGATATCTTTAGGGCTCATGAAATCTTAAAAGGGCATTGCGCGATAAAAGGGGATGTAAGCCCAGCACTGTTGACTGTAGCCTTGCCTAGCGAGTTGGATGAATACGCGAAAAAACTACTCACAACTTTTAAAAATGGGGAAGGTCTGATTTACTCATCGGGGTGTAATATGCCGATGAATTCCAAACACGAAAATGTTAAGGCGTTTTTTGACGCCGTGGAAAAATACGGACGATATAATTAA
- a CDS encoding NADH-quinone oxidoreductase subunit NuoE family protein, whose product MSENKLDSQKLQKLEAYIDSIEEKEGCLINVLHEAQDIFGYLPSEVQLFISRKLGLTAAKVFGVTTFYSFYTMKSRGKHIINVCMGTACFVKGAESILEEFKNQLKLKDGNTTDDGLFTIEIIRCIGACGLAPVVTVDGKVYGKVKVEDVKNIIREYMEESI is encoded by the coding sequence ATGAGTGAAAACAAATTGGATAGTCAAAAATTACAAAAGCTTGAAGCCTATATTGATAGCATTGAAGAGAAGGAAGGCTGTCTTATCAACGTCCTGCATGAGGCTCAAGATATCTTCGGATACTTGCCTTCAGAAGTCCAACTGTTCATATCCAGAAAACTTGGACTTACGGCAGCGAAAGTATTTGGCGTTACTACTTTTTATTCATTCTATACAATGAAGTCGCGTGGAAAACACATTATTAACGTTTGTATGGGAACCGCCTGCTTTGTAAAAGGTGCCGAAAGCATTCTCGAAGAATTCAAAAATCAGCTCAAACTGAAGGACGGTAACACTACTGACGATGGCTTATTTACGATCGAAATCATCCGATGCATAGGTGCTTGCGGACTAGCTCCTGTTGTAACAGTAGATGGCAAAGTATATGGAAAAGTCAAAGTAGAAGATGTTAAAAATATTATTAGGGAATATATGGAGGAATCAATATGA
- a CDS encoding NADH-quinone oxidoreductase subunit NuoF, with the protein MNRVNSLEELRILKKEYKKLVKNRSVDNENTRCENTQGTSSIDILICAGTGCQASNSMDVVETLKKEVANADLSDKVRVEITGCFGFCEKGPIVKIMPDNIFYIEVTPEKAKLIIEEHIVKGNIVEECIYHEPETGNSCPKQSDIPFYKKQMRIALRNCGLINPEDIRQYIAFDGYEALGRTLTSMTPEEVIDEVKRSGLRGRGGGGFPTGIKWEMARKSQSETKYIICNADEGDPGAFMDRSVLEGDPHSVLEAMAIGGYCIGASKGYIYIRAEYPLAIQRLRTAIKQAYAMGLLGKNILDSNFSFDIDVKYGAGAFICGEETALINSMEGGRGEPTVKPPYPAQIGLWKKPTNINNVETFANISPVLLRGADWFSSIGTEKSKGTKVFALAGKINNVGLVEVPMGTTLREIIFDLGEGIKNNKKFKAVQTGGPSGGCIPSDYLDTPIDYESLTKIGSMMGSGGMIVMDEDNCMVNIAKFYLEFSVDESCGRCTACRIGNKRLYENLTEITEGKGTMEHLEDLKELGSIIKDASLCGLGQTSPNPILSTMNFFWDEYVAHVKDKNCPAGVCTALLKYHIRPEKCVGCTACAKVCPVHAITGTVKQSHTINKESCIKCGACATKCKFNAITRK; encoded by the coding sequence ATGAACAGAGTAAATTCCCTTGAAGAATTAAGAATTTTAAAAAAAGAGTATAAAAAGTTAGTTAAAAATCGCTCCGTAGACAATGAAAATACTCGCTGTGAAAACACGCAAGGTACTTCTTCGATAGATATTCTTATTTGTGCCGGAACGGGTTGTCAAGCATCGAATAGCATGGATGTGGTTGAAACACTGAAAAAAGAAGTAGCGAATGCCGATCTTAGTGATAAAGTACGCGTCGAAATTACTGGCTGCTTCGGTTTTTGCGAAAAAGGCCCGATTGTAAAAATAATGCCAGATAACATTTTTTATATTGAAGTTACTCCTGAAAAAGCGAAATTAATTATCGAAGAACATATCGTGAAAGGCAATATAGTAGAAGAATGTATTTACCATGAACCTGAGACAGGAAATAGCTGTCCCAAACAAAGTGACATTCCTTTTTATAAGAAGCAAATGCGAATTGCACTTAGAAATTGTGGCCTGATAAACCCTGAAGATATCAGACAATACATAGCGTTTGATGGTTATGAAGCGCTTGGAAGAACGCTTACATCCATGACTCCTGAAGAAGTGATTGATGAAGTGAAGCGCAGCGGACTCCGTGGAAGAGGCGGCGGTGGTTTCCCTACCGGAATTAAGTGGGAAATGGCGAGAAAATCCCAATCTGAAACAAAATATATTATTTGTAATGCAGATGAAGGTGATCCTGGAGCATTTATGGACAGAAGTGTCCTTGAAGGAGATCCTCATTCCGTGTTAGAAGCCATGGCTATTGGTGGCTACTGCATTGGTGCAAGCAAAGGCTATATATATATTAGAGCTGAATACCCGCTTGCTATTCAGAGATTGAGAACCGCGATTAAGCAAGCTTACGCGATGGGTCTGCTCGGGAAAAATATATTAGACTCTAACTTTTCCTTTGATATAGATGTAAAATACGGTGCCGGAGCATTTATCTGTGGAGAAGAAACAGCACTGATAAATTCTATGGAAGGCGGACGTGGCGAACCAACAGTTAAGCCGCCCTATCCAGCTCAAATCGGCCTTTGGAAAAAGCCTACCAACATCAATAATGTGGAAACTTTCGCAAATATAAGTCCTGTCCTCCTAAGAGGTGCAGACTGGTTTAGTTCTATCGGAACTGAAAAAAGTAAAGGAACAAAGGTTTTTGCCTTAGCTGGAAAAATAAATAACGTGGGGCTTGTAGAAGTACCGATGGGCACTACTTTAAGAGAAATCATCTTCGATCTTGGTGAAGGAATAAAAAACAACAAGAAATTTAAGGCTGTCCAAACCGGCGGTCCCTCAGGAGGCTGTATTCCTTCAGACTATTTAGATACACCGATAGACTATGAGAGCTTAACTAAAATAGGTTCCATGATGGGTTCTGGCGGTATGATCGTCATGGACGAAGATAACTGCATGGTGAATATAGCAAAATTTTATCTGGAATTTAGCGTTGATGAATCCTGTGGAAGATGTACAGCTTGCAGGATTGGTAATAAACGTCTCTATGAAAATTTAACAGAAATAACAGAAGGTAAAGGAACGATGGAGCATCTTGAAGATCTCAAGGAACTTGGCAGCATCATTAAAGACGCTTCTCTTTGTGGTCTTGGTCAAACATCGCCTAACCCTATTTTAAGTACGATGAACTTTTTCTGGGATGAGTATGTAGCTCATGTTAAAGATAAAAACTGTCCGGCTGGTGTATGTACAGCACTTTTAAAATATCATATTCGTCCTGAAAAATGTGTTGGGTGTACGGCTTGTGCTAAGGTATGCCCTGTTCATGCTATTACAGGAACCGTAAAACAATCTCACACGATTAATAAGGAAAGCTGTATCAAATGTGGTGCCTGTGCAACTAAGTGTAAGTTTAATGCTATTACAAGAAAATAA
- a CDS encoding NADH-dependent [FeFe] hydrogenase, group A6, producing the protein MIHLTINGFKVTVPEGTSILDAAKSINVNIPTLCYLNLHDIKMVNRTASCRVCLVEVEGRRNLAPACVTEAAEGMAVQTNTLRATKARRKMVELLLSDHPTDCLVCEKNTQCQLQLLAAELGIRKIKYKGSMSHYKKDSSSGAIYRNLDKCIMCRRCETMCNEVQTCGILSAVDRGFETVVSPAFGLPMLETMCTFCGQCVAVCPTAALTQVSNVDAVWQVLSDPEIHVFVQTAPAIRVALGEKFNMEPGTSVTGKMVAALRRLGFNKVFDTDFAADVTIVEEAHEFIDRLKNGGRLPILTSCCPSWVKFIEHQFPDLLDIPSTCKSPHMMFGAIAKTYLAEKLDIDPAKIVVVSIMPCIAKKYEIIRPDLEMRGQKSVDFVLTTRELSDMIMESGLDFKNLPEEDFDDPLGKSTGASVIFGTTGGVIEATLRTAYEWLTGETLSNVEFHDVRGLEGLKEASVNINGKEIKIGVAHGLGNARTLLTSIQTGEANYHAIEIMACPGGCIDGGGQPYHFGNMDIVKKRMDALYREDRNKEIRKSHDNPAVQTLYKEYIGEIGSEKAHQLFHTHYTPREKI; encoded by the coding sequence ATGATTCATTTAACGATAAATGGGTTCAAAGTAACGGTACCTGAAGGCACTTCAATACTTGATGCAGCCAAATCTATTAATGTAAATATTCCTACACTGTGCTATCTTAATCTGCACGATATAAAAATGGTTAACAGAACGGCGTCCTGCCGGGTTTGCCTAGTGGAGGTTGAGGGGCGAAGAAATTTGGCACCTGCCTGCGTTACAGAAGCCGCTGAAGGAATGGCTGTCCAAACAAACACCCTTAGAGCAACCAAAGCAAGACGCAAAATGGTAGAATTGCTGTTATCCGATCATCCGACTGACTGCCTTGTATGCGAAAAAAATACTCAGTGCCAATTACAACTCTTAGCAGCTGAGCTAGGTATTCGAAAAATAAAATATAAGGGTTCAATGTCACATTATAAAAAGGATTCCTCTAGTGGTGCGATATATAGAAATCTCGATAAATGCATTATGTGCAGAAGATGCGAAACGATGTGTAATGAAGTTCAAACATGTGGCATACTTTCTGCCGTAGATAGAGGTTTTGAAACGGTAGTATCTCCTGCTTTCGGGCTACCTATGCTAGAGACGATGTGTACCTTCTGTGGTCAATGCGTAGCTGTTTGTCCTACTGCAGCCTTAACGCAAGTAAGCAATGTAGATGCTGTTTGGCAAGTATTATCAGATCCGGAAATACATGTATTCGTTCAAACAGCTCCAGCTATCAGAGTTGCACTGGGAGAAAAGTTTAATATGGAACCAGGCACTAGTGTTACAGGTAAAATGGTAGCGGCTCTTAGAAGATTAGGCTTTAATAAAGTATTTGATACAGACTTTGCAGCAGACGTAACAATAGTAGAAGAAGCGCATGAATTTATTGATCGGCTTAAAAACGGAGGGAGACTTCCAATATTAACAAGCTGCTGTCCTAGTTGGGTAAAATTTATCGAACATCAATTTCCTGATTTACTAGACATACCTTCCACATGTAAGTCGCCACATATGATGTTCGGAGCGATAGCTAAAACCTATCTTGCTGAAAAGCTTGATATAGATCCTGCTAAAATAGTGGTAGTTTCCATTATGCCTTGTATAGCCAAGAAATATGAAATAATTCGCCCTGATTTAGAAATGAGGGGTCAAAAAAGCGTGGACTTTGTGCTAACAACAAGAGAGCTGTCAGATATGATCATGGAATCGGGCCTTGATTTCAAGAATTTACCTGAAGAAGATTTTGATGATCCATTAGGTAAGTCCACAGGGGCTTCAGTAATTTTTGGTACTACAGGTGGCGTTATTGAGGCAACCCTTAGAACTGCGTATGAGTGGCTAACAGGTGAAACATTAAGCAACGTTGAGTTCCATGATGTAAGAGGACTAGAAGGTTTAAAAGAAGCTAGTGTCAATATCAATGGCAAGGAAATAAAAATTGGAGTAGCCCACGGCCTTGGCAATGCAAGAACCCTCTTAACGTCCATACAAACGGGTGAAGCAAATTATCACGCTATCGAGATTATGGCCTGCCCTGGCGGCTGCATAGATGGTGGTGGTCAGCCTTATCACTTTGGAAATATGGATATAGTAAAGAAGCGAATGGATGCTCTTTATCGAGAAGATAGAAATAAGGAAATACGAAAATCTCACGATAATCCCGCAGTTCAAACTCTTTATAAAGAATATATTGGTGAAATTGGCAGTGAAAAAGCTCACCAGCTTTTTCATACTCACTATACACCGAGAGAAAAAATATAA
- the spo0A gene encoding sporulation transcription factor Spo0A, which yields MTKESIKVAIADDNREFAGIMQEFLQNQADMELVGVAYDGEQILTIMEQENPDVVILDIIMPHLDGIGVLEKMNVQGGKRPKVIMLTAFGQEAITQRVVELGADYYVLKPFNMDVLASRIRQLATTITSQRPIVAQAIKARPVDVEVTNIIREIGIPAHIKGYQYLRDAIMMIISEIELLGAVTKVLYPMIAEKYQTTPSRVERAIRHAIEVAWSRGNIEMINRLFGYTVKLEKGKPTNSEFMAMIADKLRMEMRA from the coding sequence ATGACAAAAGAAAGTATTAAAGTAGCAATTGCCGATGATAATCGGGAATTTGCAGGGATCATGCAGGAATTTCTGCAAAATCAGGCTGACATGGAACTTGTTGGTGTCGCTTACGATGGAGAGCAAATTTTAACTATTATGGAACAAGAAAATCCAGATGTGGTTATTTTAGATATTATCATGCCCCATCTTGACGGAATTGGCGTATTAGAAAAAATGAATGTTCAGGGTGGAAAAAGGCCGAAAGTGATTATGCTCACGGCCTTTGGTCAAGAAGCGATTACTCAGCGTGTTGTAGAGCTTGGTGCTGATTATTATGTATTGAAGCCTTTTAATATGGATGTACTTGCCAGCCGCATTCGGCAACTCGCTACGACGATTACGTCTCAGCGGCCTATTGTTGCGCAGGCTATTAAAGCGCGTCCTGTCGATGTGGAGGTTACCAATATTATTAGAGAAATTGGCATACCCGCTCATATTAAAGGGTATCAGTATCTGCGTGATGCCATTATGATGATTATTTCTGAAATTGAACTCTTGGGGGCTGTGACGAAGGTACTTTATCCGATGATTGCAGAAAAATATCAAACAACGCCGTCAAGGGTAGAACGTGCGATTCGCCATGCTATTGAAGTAGCCTGGAGTCGCGGGAATATTGAGATGATTAATCGTCTGTTTGGTTATACAGTCAAACTTGAAAAAGGAAAACCAACGAATTCTGAATTCATGGCCATGATTGCCGATAAACTAAGAATGGAAATGCGGGCGTAA
- a CDS encoding NUDIX hydrolase — translation MELKETLIDSKKVFQGSIITVKQERVVLVNGKEAGRDVVVHPGAVAVVAVTPENKIVLVRQYRHPVGEALLEIPAGKLDKGEDPDHCARRELEEETGYLAGRLKQLTAIYTTPGFCNEKITIYLATELAKTAQHLDDDEFLNREYCTFQEAQQMIADGRIHDAKSIVGLLMAASSCR, via the coding sequence ATGGAGTTAAAAGAAACACTAATTGACAGTAAGAAAGTATTTCAAGGAAGCATTATTACAGTTAAGCAAGAGCGAGTTGTTCTAGTCAATGGCAAAGAAGCTGGGCGCGACGTTGTCGTCCATCCTGGAGCAGTAGCCGTTGTTGCTGTAACACCTGAGAACAAAATTGTTCTTGTCAGGCAATATCGTCATCCTGTTGGTGAAGCTTTGCTGGAAATTCCAGCTGGCAAGCTTGATAAAGGGGAAGATCCAGATCATTGTGCCAGACGAGAACTGGAAGAAGAAACAGGTTATTTGGCGGGGAGACTTAAGCAGTTGACAGCGATTTATACGACGCCAGGTTTTTGCAATGAAAAAATCACTATTTATTTAGCAACAGAGTTAGCTAAGACAGCACAGCATCTTGATGACGATGAATTTTTAAATAGGGAATATTGTACATTCCAAGAAGCACAGCAGATGATCGCTGACGGTCGTATTCATGATGCCAAGAGTATTGTCGGGCTGCTTATGGCAGCGAGTAGCTGCCGGTGA
- a CDS encoding endonuclease Q family protein, with product MKSYYADLHIHVGMSECGRWVKIPTSARLTVRNILEESLYKGLHLIGIIDALSPLVQNDIEQLIEEGLLIPVSGGGYRYATEQGTLNLLLGAEIETTEPQGGSCHTLVYFPDLSAIKPFTLQMSKHIKNVNMSSQNAHMSFAELVDLAVAYDTLIVPAHVFTPFKSLFGAVSECISHILSDKQLNYVAAMEIGLSADSLLADRLAELQTVTLLSNSDAHSLDKIGREFNVFSMEEPTFSEFSKVLKRSGQRKVMANYGLNPQLGKYHETVCLDCGSHGQFFKQSLRQFTCKTCGSSRVVRGVFDRIFDIADFALPQHPAFRPSYIYQIPLAFLPGIGPKTRLCLRNCLASEIYILHEASFEELEAATNAKIADKIIKGRAGNVLLNAGGGGLYGKVFLE from the coding sequence GTGAAATCTTATTATGCTGATCTTCATATTCATGTCGGAATGAGCGAGTGTGGCAGATGGGTAAAAATACCCACATCGGCCCGTCTGACTGTTCGTAACATTTTAGAAGAATCCCTTTATAAGGGATTACATCTCATTGGGATTATTGATGCTTTGTCGCCGCTTGTTCAAAACGATATTGAGCAGCTCATTGAAGAAGGCTTGCTCATCCCGGTTAGCGGGGGAGGATATCGTTATGCGACGGAGCAGGGTACACTGAATTTATTATTAGGTGCAGAGATTGAGACAACAGAGCCGCAAGGCGGTTCCTGTCATACGTTGGTTTACTTTCCAGATTTGTCTGCTATCAAGCCTTTTACGCTGCAAATGTCTAAGCATATTAAAAATGTCAATATGAGTTCGCAAAATGCCCATATGTCTTTTGCTGAGCTTGTTGATCTAGCTGTCGCTTACGACACACTTATTGTGCCTGCCCATGTTTTTACTCCTTTTAAAAGTCTTTTTGGTGCTGTGTCTGAATGCATAAGTCACATTTTATCGGATAAGCAGCTGAATTATGTGGCTGCCATGGAAATTGGTCTCAGTGCTGATAGCTTGCTTGCTGATCGTTTGGCTGAGCTTCAGACTGTTACGCTTCTTTCTAATTCGGATGCCCATTCGCTTGATAAGATTGGACGGGAATTCAACGTCTTTTCCATGGAAGAACCTACTTTTAGTGAGTTTAGCAAGGTATTAAAACGCTCAGGACAACGCAAAGTCATGGCCAATTACGGGTTAAATCCCCAGTTAGGCAAGTATCATGAAACAGTGTGTCTCGATTGTGGCAGTCATGGTCAATTTTTTAAACAGTCACTAAGGCAGTTTACTTGTAAGACTTGTGGCAGTTCACGTGTTGTGCGGGGCGTATTTGACCGGATTTTTGATATTGCCGATTTCGCTCTGCCTCAGCACCCAGCTTTTCGGCCGTCTTATATCTATCAAATTCCGCTGGCTTTTTTGCCAGGTATTGGTCCTAAAACGCGTCTTTGCTTACGTAATTGTCTGGCTTCGGAAATCTATATTTTGCATGAGGCTTCGTTTGAGGAACTTGAAGCGGCTACAAACGCGAAAATAGCCGATAAGATTATCAAGGGGCGGGCTGGAAATGTGCTGCTCAATGCGGGTGGCGGTGGTCTTTATGGTAAGGTCTTTCTTGAATAA
- the spoIIM gene encoding stage II sporulation protein M, translating to MLLGLRQNIQLFLRAHLVAFFFMVLFFIIGIVVGALAVKVLPDDQKAELVSYLHLFFMGLTQGGELTGSELIFSALANNIKIILLMWILGFTIIGIPFVVFLIFTRGFIVGFTVGFLVNEYVLRGLAFAFVSVLPHSMFSVPAVIITGVVATSFSWMLMRRKVRGRQHIMVEAVSYSFICFIMALVMVLASLIEVYISPVFMKLVARFLVNS from the coding sequence ATGCTTTTAGGATTACGGCAAAATATCCAGCTGTTTTTACGAGCTCATTTAGTAGCTTTTTTCTTCATGGTTTTGTTTTTTATTATTGGTATTGTTGTCGGGGCGTTAGCTGTGAAAGTTTTGCCTGATGATCAAAAAGCGGAGCTTGTCAGTTACTTGCATTTGTTTTTTATGGGGCTGACTCAAGGGGGGGAGCTTACCGGTTCCGAGCTCATTTTTTCTGCTTTAGCCAATAATATAAAAATTATTTTACTTATGTGGATTTTAGGTTTTACCATTATTGGGATTCCCTTCGTTGTATTTTTGATTTTTACGCGTGGTTTTATTGTCGGTTTTACTGTTGGATTTTTAGTAAATGAGTATGTGTTGCGTGGCCTAGCTTTTGCTTTTGTTTCTGTATTGCCACATAGCATGTTTTCTGTTCCGGCTGTTATTATTACGGGTGTTGTTGCGACAAGCTTTTCTTGGATGCTTATGCGTCGTAAAGTGCGGGGCAGGCAACATATCATGGTAGAAGCTGTGAGTTACAGTTTTATTTGTTTTATTATGGCTCTTGTTATGGTTCTGGCTTCGTTGATTGAGGTTTATATATCCCCCGTTTTTATGAAACTTGTGGCGCGCTTTTTAGTGAATTCCTAA
- the xerD gene encoding site-specific tyrosine recombinase XerD, with amino-acid sequence MIIVESYVNQFIHYLAEERGLAPNTLESYGRDLRQFQTYLQSSDMDVVKNSDRTTIIGYLNNLQVKGRAVSTISRNLAAIKSFYQFLVRERYVEKDPAMNVESPKLEKKLPKILSIAEVEELLRQPSTTLPAGMRDKAMLELLYATGIRVSELISLNISDVNLDMGYIKCLGKGSKERIVPLGSIAVKCVLEYTQKARMKLVRTYEEPALFVNHHGNRLTRQGFWKIIKKYAHEANITKDITPHTLRHSFATHLLENGADLRSVQEMLGHADISTTQIYTHVTKNHLKEVYDKTHPRA; translated from the coding sequence GTGATCATAGTGGAAAGTTATGTTAATCAGTTTATTCACTATCTTGCTGAAGAGCGAGGTTTAGCTCCCAATACTTTAGAATCCTATGGCCGAGATTTGCGCCAATTTCAAACTTATTTGCAATCGAGTGATATGGATGTCGTAAAAAATTCTGATCGTACGACCATCATTGGCTATCTGAACAATCTCCAGGTAAAAGGCCGTGCCGTATCAACCATTTCACGCAATTTGGCGGCAATCAAATCTTTTTACCAATTTCTAGTTCGGGAACGTTATGTTGAGAAGGATCCGGCAATGAATGTTGAGTCGCCAAAATTGGAAAAAAAGTTGCCTAAAATCCTATCTATTGCCGAAGTGGAAGAGTTATTGCGGCAACCTAGTACGACTTTACCGGCAGGCATGCGGGATAAAGCGATGCTGGAATTGTTATATGCCACGGGAATTCGTGTTTCTGAGCTGATTTCATTGAATATTTCCGATGTTAATCTTGATATGGGTTACATCAAGTGCCTTGGTAAAGGATCAAAAGAACGAATTGTGCCACTTGGCTCCATTGCAGTCAAATGTGTTTTAGAGTACACACAAAAAGCGCGTATGAAACTCGTTCGCACTTATGAAGAACCGGCTTTGTTTGTTAATCATCATGGAAATCGACTTACACGACAAGGATTTTGGAAGATTATCAAAAAGTATGCCCATGAAGCTAATATTACGAAGGATATTACGCCTCATACGCTAAGGCATTCTTTTGCAACACATCTTCTGGAAAATGGCGCAGATTTACGATCTGTTCAGGAAATGCTAGGGCATGCCGATATTTCTACGACACAGATTTATACGCATGTGACGAAGAATCATTTAAAAGAAGTCTATGATAAAACTCATCCGCGGGCCTAA